Proteins encoded together in one Osmerus eperlanus chromosome 20, fOsmEpe2.1, whole genome shotgun sequence window:
- the dazl gene encoding deleted in azoospermia-like isoform X1 yields the protein MEVHKQRNGCPTSPSLKLSNGYILPEGKMTPNTLFVGGIDMKVDETEIRDFFARFGAVKEVKIITYRGGICKGYGFVYFNEDVDIQTIVDQQVSFKGRKLKLGPAIMKERSPRSIPPHLIGPAPWMNPSQYIYCTCCPPMGGGMAPLSPVLNSSSPYVQGYSYSNLPGFVIPQIPMNYSQAAYATAYACQYAAPHWAGEQRTPLVNQPAHYVM from the exons ATG GAGGTCCATAAACAACGTAACGGATGTCCGACATCCCCATCCTTGAAGCTGTCAAATGGTTACATTTTACCTGAGGGTAAAATGACACCAAACACCCTTTTTGTGGGAGGAATTGACATGAAG GTGGATGAGACAGAAATCCGGGATTTTTTTGCCAGATTTGGTGCTGTCAAGGAAGTGAAAATCATCACTTACCGTGGCGGCATTTGCAAGGG GTATGGATTTGTTTACTTCAATGAAGATGTGGACATCCAGACCATTGTTGAC CAACAAGTCAGCTTTAAAGGGAGGAAACTGAAGCTGGGCCCAGCCATTATGAAGGAGCGAAGCCCTC GTTCCATACCGCCTCACCTGATTGGCCCTGCTCCCTGGATGAACCCATCCCAGTACATCTACTGCACCTGCTGCCCTCCAATGGGAGGGGGTATGGCTCCACTCTCACCTGTTCTTAACAGCAGCAGTCCATACGTACAG gGTTACTCGTATTCCAACCTTCCAGGATTCGTGATCCCACAGATCCCCATGAACTACTCACAGGCTGCCTATGCAACTGCCTATGcatgccag TACGCCGCACCTCACTgggctggagagcagaggacacCACTTGTCAACCAG CCGGCTCATTATGTGATGTGA
- the dazl gene encoding deleted in azoospermia-like isoform X2: MTPNTLFVGGIDMKVDETEIRDFFARFGAVKEVKIITYRGGICKGYGFVYFNEDVDIQTIVDQQVSFKGRKLKLGPAIMKERSPRSIPPHLIGPAPWMNPSQYIYCTCCPPMGGGMAPLSPVLNSSSPYVQGYSYSNLPGFVIPQIPMNYSQAAYATAYACQYAAPHWAGEQRTPLVNQPAHYVM; this comes from the exons ATGACACCAAACACCCTTTTTGTGGGAGGAATTGACATGAAG GTGGATGAGACAGAAATCCGGGATTTTTTTGCCAGATTTGGTGCTGTCAAGGAAGTGAAAATCATCACTTACCGTGGCGGCATTTGCAAGGG GTATGGATTTGTTTACTTCAATGAAGATGTGGACATCCAGACCATTGTTGAC CAACAAGTCAGCTTTAAAGGGAGGAAACTGAAGCTGGGCCCAGCCATTATGAAGGAGCGAAGCCCTC GTTCCATACCGCCTCACCTGATTGGCCCTGCTCCCTGGATGAACCCATCCCAGTACATCTACTGCACCTGCTGCCCTCCAATGGGAGGGGGTATGGCTCCACTCTCACCTGTTCTTAACAGCAGCAGTCCATACGTACAG gGTTACTCGTATTCCAACCTTCCAGGATTCGTGATCCCACAGATCCCCATGAACTACTCACAGGCTGCCTATGCAACTGCCTATGcatgccag TACGCCGCACCTCACTgggctggagagcagaggacacCACTTGTCAACCAG CCGGCTCATTATGTGATGTGA